AGACAGATGCTATTAACAATTACAGTGACAGAGAAGCGTCGTCGTGATGATATATTATTGCATTTGGTCGAAATGCATTATAAGCGCAATGATTATGATCTTGTGCGCGCTAGTTTTCGCGCTCGGGGAGATGTATTAGAAATTGTTCCAGCCTATGAAGAGAGCCTAGCTTATCGTATAGAATTTTTTGGAGATGAAATTGAACGTATTTGTGAGATTGATCCTTTAACAGGCAAAGTTTGCACCGTTTTAGAAAAAATTACTATTTATCCAGGCTCTCACCATGTAACTCCTGAAGGCGTGCGTTTTAAAGCAATAGATGCCATTAAAAAGGAATTAGAACAAACAACTGCTTTTTTAACGGCAGAAGATAAAATGTTGGAAAAGCAAAGGTTGTGGCAGAGAACAACGTATGACTTAGAGATGATACGAGAAATAGGCTTTTGTAAAGGAATTGAAAACTATTCTCGTCATTTTAGTGGTAGAATGCCTGGTGATCCTCCTCCTTGTTTATTAGATTATTTTCCAGAAGACTTCCTGGTCTTTATCGATGAGTCTCATCAAACCCTTCCACAATTACACGCGATGTACAATGGAGATAGAGCACGTAAAAAATCTTTGGTGGAATATGGATTTCGCCTGCCTTCTGCATTTGATAATCGTCCTTTAAAATTTGAAGAGGTTCACCAAAGGATCAATCAAGTGATTTATGTTTCTGCAACTCCTTCTGAATGGGAAGTAAAGGAAGCAGAAGGGGAAATTATACAGCAGATCATTCGCCCTACGGGACTATTGGATCCTATTATTGAAATTAAGCCAGCTACTGGTCAAGTCGATGATTGCTTAGAGCTTATTCGTCAAGAAACAGAAAAAAACAGAAGGGTTTTAGTAACTACTTTAACTAAAAAGCTAGCAGAGGATCTATCTAAATATTTAACAGAAATTGGAATTAAGGCAAAATATCTGCATTCAGATATAGATACTTTAGAGCGTGTGCAGATCATCAATGACTTGCGTAAAGGGACTTTTGATGTTCTAGTTGGTATTAATTTGCTACGAGAAGGTCTAGATATTCCAGAAGTATCTCTTGTTTGCATTCTCGATGCTGATAAAGAAGGTTTCTTACGTAGCCAGACGGCTTTGATTCAAACCTGCGGAAGAGCAGCGCGCAACATAGATGGTCGAGTTGTGATGTATGCAGATAAGATCACAAAATCGATTCAAGGTGCGCTTGATACTACAAAGGCAAGACGAAGCACACAGCAAGAATATAATGAAAAACACGGCATTATTCCTCAAACGATTCAAAAGAGAAAAATAGAAGACCTTGCTCAAACATTTGCAAATGTCGTGGACACTTTAGAAGAGAAAAAAATCACTCACATGACAACTAAAGAAATTGAGCAAAAAATTAAAGAATATGAGAAGAAAATGAAAATAGCAGCTAAAGAAATGCGATTTGAAGAAGCAGCAGCTTTTCGCGATCAACTCCAATCTTATAAAGATTTGCGTTTGCTAGAAGAAGAGGTATAAAAATGTAATAGACAAGACTTAAATTGACACTTAGTGGTAAATAGCAAAGAAAAACAGCTTTTGCAACTAAGGCATCATGCCTTAGTTGCAAAAGCAGAACCAAAGTGGTAATTTATGAATATAGCAATAGAGAGAAAAGTGATAAAAAATAAACTAGGTCTTTTAAAATTAGCAAAAACGCTAGGAAATGTATCTCAAGCATGTAAGCACATGGGATATTCAAGAGAAAGCTTTTATACATACAAAGAGCTTTATGAAAAAGGCGGAGAAGCCGCATTACAAGAAATCTCTAGAAGGAAACCCTGCCCTAAAAATAGAGTGGAAGAAAAAATAGAAACTAGCGTAGTTGCATTTGCTATAGAAAAACCTGCATATGGACAGCTCCGAGTTTCCAATGAGATGAAAAAGAAGGGAATTCTTGTTTCTCCTGGAGGGGTCAGATCGATATGGCTAAGGCATGATCTAGAAACATGTAAGAAGAGACTAAAGGCGTTAGAAGCAAAAGCAGCTCAAGATCACTTGATCTTTACAGAAGATTAATTAAGAGCGCTTGAAAAAGCTAAAGAAGAAAAAGAAGCGCATGGTGAAATAGAAACACAACACCCTGGCTATCTTGTTGCACAAGACACCTATTATGTAGGCACTATTAAAGGTGTGGGAAGGATCTATCAGCAAACAGTGATTGACACCTATAGTAAAGTTGCTTTTACTAAGTTGTATGACAGAAAAAATGCACTAGTAGCAGCAGAAGTATTAAATGATAAAACAATACCCTGGTTTGAAGAACAAGAGTTAAGAGTGTTAAGAATACTTAACCGTAGAGGGACAGAGTACTGTGGGAGTCGGGAATACCATGAATATGAGCTCTATCTTACAATAGAAGATATTGAACATACTCGAACAAAGGCAAGGCATCCTCAAACCAACGGAATCTGTGAGAAGTTTCCTCAGACGATTCAAAATGAATTTTCTGCATCAGCATTTAGGCAAAAAGTGTATCATAGTCTAGAAGAACTGCAAATGGATTTGGATAAATGGGTAAAAGAGTACAATGAAGAGCGAGTCCATTCTGGGAAATATTGTTATGGGAAGACACCATGGCAAACATTTCAGGATGCAAAGCATCTAGCACAAATGAAAAAGCTAGACACATTACACCAAATTGACACTGTCAATGAAGTGCTGTCTGTCAACTCAAGTTCTGTCTAGGACATATAAAAAATATGCTTATTCAAAAACCATTTTATTTTTGGATCCAGAGATTGCTCTATTTATTCTCTAATGCTGTGTTGATTCTTTTATTTTTGCTTCTTCCTTTTCAAAAAAGATTCCGCGCTTTTTTAAGTGCGTTTTCTGATCGAATGATCCCTGCTGATCTGGTTTTACCCGATTTTTTTTATCGTCATATTGAATTTTTTCCAGGTGACTTAGTGATTTTTGTACTTGTGCTACTTGTTCTTTTACAAGCGCCAAAAACCTTGGGCGGCAGATTACTTACGACACCTGTTCGATGGTTGGTTTTATTTTGTTTAACGGCTTTTTTCTCGATTGTTTTCTCTTCCGCACGGTGTTACTTGTTGCAGTATATTCGTCTTGTACAGTTCTCAACGATGATTTTGCTTTTTTGTGCTATTGAATATATCGTAGCTCAAAATAGAACCCGTCAACTCATCAAATGGATTGCTTGGACAGTTGTAATTACGGCAAGCGTGCAATGTATCATTGCTTGTATGCAGTATTTTTCTCAAAGCTCTCTAGGGTTTCATAAAATAGGAGAGCCTCCTTTACATTGGTTTAGTTTTTCCAACCCAGGAAAACAGCGTTGGATTTTTGATCAAATCTCTCATTTTCAGCTGCCCTTAAATGTGCTTTATCGAGCAACAGGGCTATTTTCTCACCCTAATGTATTCGGAGGATTTTTATTTTTCTCTCTCTTGAATGCATCTTATTTATATGTAATCCATCAGGAAAAGTGGATTAAATGGGTATTAACGCCGCTTATTTTCCTGCATTTTCTAGCTTTAAGCATTTCTTTTTGTAGAGCCGCGATGATTGCTTGTGTTGTAGGGATGATCATTTGGACGATTATTCAATATTTTTGGATAGAAGATCTTACTTATAGAAAAGAGATTAAAAAAGTTTGGCTACTTTTTTTTGTCAGTAGCGTTATTTGCTTAGCTCTTTTTTATCAGCAGTTTTTTAATAGGGGAGGGATTGTAAACTATAACCAGATGGTACAATACGCGGATGGGGAAAGAATTGTTTATCAAGAAATAGCTTTAAAAATGATCAAAGCAAATCCTTGGTTTGGTATA
This is a stretch of genomic DNA from Candidatus Rhabdochlamydia oedothoracis. It encodes these proteins:
- the uvrB gene encoding excinuclease ABC subunit UvrB → MMFSLDSAFIPCGDQPQAIDQLVKRVQEGKKAQVLLGVTGSGKTFTMANVIQRLNRPSLVIAHNKTLAAQLYQEFKGFFPNNAVEYFVSYYDYYQPEAYIARTDTYIEKDLAINDQIDRMRLSATRSLIEREDVIIIASVSCIYGLGLPEYYRQMLLTITVTEKRRRDDILLHLVEMHYKRNDYDLVRASFRARGDVLEIVPAYEESLAYRIEFFGDEIERICEIDPLTGKVCTVLEKITIYPGSHHVTPEGVRFKAIDAIKKELEQTTAFLTAEDKMLEKQRLWQRTTYDLEMIREIGFCKGIENYSRHFSGRMPGDPPPCLLDYFPEDFLVFIDESHQTLPQLHAMYNGDRARKKSLVEYGFRLPSAFDNRPLKFEEVHQRINQVIYVSATPSEWEVKEAEGEIIQQIIRPTGLLDPIIEIKPATGQVDDCLELIRQETEKNRRVLVTTLTKKLAEDLSKYLTEIGIKAKYLHSDIDTLERVQIINDLRKGTFDVLVGINLLREGLDIPEVSLVCILDADKEGFLRSQTALIQTCGRAARNIDGRVVMYADKITKSIQGALDTTKARRSTQQEYNEKHGIIPQTIQKRKIEDLAQTFANVVDTLEEKKITHMTTKEIEQKIKEYEKKMKIAAKEMRFEEAAAFRDQLQSYKDLRLLEEEV
- a CDS encoding O-antigen ligase family protein; translated protein: MLQYIRLVQFSTMILLFCAIEYIVAQNRTRQLIKWIAWTVVITASVQCIIACMQYFSQSSLGFHKIGEPPLHWFSFSNPGKQRWIFDQISHFQLPLNVLYRATGLFSHPNVFGGFLFFSLLNASYLYVIHQEKWIKWVLTPLIFLHFLALSISFCRAAMIACVVGMIIWTIIQYFWIEDLTYRKEIKKVWLLFFVSSVICLALFYQQFFNRGGIVNYNQMVQYADGERIVYQEIALKMIKANPWFGIGFNNFQLCNDPVQFGLFLCAKVHNIYLLIAVETGIIGFIFFGAFLLSILKKAIQKPFSQEQALFLSIFIGFLWVGCCDYYFVEQMYGKVLFFTSLALLNAIAQKTTISQLRHLKKRAFLSRS